One region of Thiorhodovibrio frisius genomic DNA includes:
- the cmoB gene encoding tRNA 5-methoxyuridine(34)/uridine 5-oxyacetic acid(34) synthase CmoB, which yields MVVQDFAQSALVPFAPFFAHWQESAAGAWLPRLRALTQERLQAPRHGDWSQWMALLARLPDIQPHERCFDQPCVGVMSAQPLDAAAHGELRDALMGLHPWRKGPFCLHGVTIDAEWRSDWKWARAAGALGDLRDALVLDLGCGNGYYGYRALGAGARLVLGIDPGLRFVAQFLAVNHFLRSDRLAVLPLADEDLYDQTAGVDLLLSMGVLYHRRDPLRHLNILRRLLRPGGRLLLETLVLDAPGDALLEPSGRYAQMRNVYAIPSVTRLNAWLRETGFCHIELVDLTPTTSAEQRSTEWMRFQSLADFLDPKEPSRTCEGHPAPVRAMLLAEA from the coding sequence ATGGTGGTCCAGGATTTCGCGCAAAGCGCCTTAGTACCCTTTGCTCCCTTCTTCGCCCACTGGCAAGAGAGCGCTGCAGGCGCCTGGCTGCCCCGGTTGCGCGCCTTGACGCAAGAACGTCTGCAAGCACCCCGGCACGGGGACTGGTCGCAGTGGATGGCGCTGCTCGCGCGCCTGCCAGACATTCAGCCCCATGAGCGATGTTTCGACCAGCCCTGCGTCGGGGTCATGTCCGCGCAGCCGCTGGATGCGGCAGCCCACGGCGAACTGCGCGACGCCCTCATGGGCCTGCATCCCTGGCGCAAAGGCCCCTTCTGCCTGCATGGTGTCACGATCGACGCCGAATGGCGCTCCGACTGGAAATGGGCACGCGCAGCTGGGGCACTCGGCGATTTGCGTGATGCCCTGGTACTGGATCTCGGCTGCGGCAACGGCTACTACGGCTATCGCGCTCTGGGCGCCGGCGCACGGCTGGTGCTGGGTATCGACCCCGGCTTGCGCTTTGTCGCCCAGTTTCTCGCGGTCAATCACTTTCTGCGCAGCGACAGACTCGCCGTGCTGCCCCTGGCCGATGAGGATCTGTATGATCAAACCGCCGGTGTAGACCTGCTGCTGTCCATGGGGGTGCTCTACCATCGCCGCGACCCGCTGCGGCATCTGAATATTCTGCGCCGCCTGCTGCGCCCAGGCGGACGGCTGCTGCTGGAAACCCTGGTGCTGGATGCGCCGGGCGATGCGCTGCTGGAGCCCTCCGGTCGCTATGCGCAGATGCGCAATGTCTATGCTATCCCGAGTGTGACGCGCCTAAATGCCTGGCTGCGCGAGACCGGCTTTTGCCATATCGAACTGGTCGATCTGACACCTACCACCAGCGCCGAGCAGCGCAGCACCGAGTGGATGCGCTTTCAGTCACTGGCCGATTTTCTCGATCCCAAAGAGCCAAGCCGCACCTGCGAAGGTCACCCGGCCCCAGTACGAGCCATGCTTCTTGCAGAGGCTTGA
- the crcB gene encoding fluoride efflux transporter CrcB, with protein MPAILQLSAIAAGGAFGAVARFAVSTGVYRLLGREFPWGTLAVNVSGSLLMGALFVLFLERSLVSAEWRSAILIGFLGAFTTFSTFSLETLTLVEQGEVLRALLNVSVSVLLCLGACWLGMIAARAL; from the coding sequence ATGCCTGCCATCTTGCAACTGAGTGCCATCGCTGCCGGTGGTGCCTTTGGTGCGGTTGCCCGCTTTGCCGTCTCCACCGGCGTGTATCGCCTGCTTGGCCGAGAGTTTCCCTGGGGCACTCTGGCCGTTAATGTCAGTGGCTCGCTGCTGATGGGCGCGCTCTTCGTGCTTTTTCTTGAGCGTAGCCTGGTTTCGGCCGAATGGCGTTCGGCGATTCTCATCGGCTTTCTTGGCGCTTTCACCACCTTCTCTACCTTTTCGCTCGAAACCCTGACGCTGGTGGAGCAGGGCGAGGTGCTGCGTGCCTTGTTGAACGTCAGTGTCAGTGTGCTGCTGTGCCTCGGCGCCTGCTGGCTTGGCATGATCGCGGCGAGGGCGCTGTGA
- a CDS encoding DUF190 domain-containing protein, which yields MTLIEATMVRVYLSESDRELKALLKCLHDELHICGATVMRGVAGFGTSGVVHSASLLDLSADLPLVLEFFDRPERVRLAIERIRDFVDTGHLVSWNVLVEPVQLDQKA from the coding sequence ATGACCTTGATCGAAGCCACCATGGTTCGGGTGTACCTGTCGGAATCCGACCGGGAACTGAAAGCTCTGCTCAAGTGCCTGCACGATGAGCTGCACATCTGCGGGGCCACCGTGATGCGGGGTGTGGCTGGCTTTGGCACCTCAGGCGTGGTGCACAGCGCTAGCCTGCTTGATCTGTCCGCCGATTTGCCGTTGGTGCTGGAGTTCTTCGACCGCCCGGAGCGAGTGCGCCTGGCCATCGAGCGGATTCGCGATTTTGTCGACACAGGACATCTGGTGTCTTGGAATGTGCTGGTGGAACCAGTCCAATTGGACCAAAAGGCTTAA
- the serS gene encoding serine--tRNA ligase, with amino-acid sequence MLDPRLLRAELDQVAAQLARRGFAFDTAGIQALEERRKQVQVRVQELQNLRNTRSKAIGKARAAGEDIEPLKAEVSAFGEELKQLDAELGDIQEQLRAIALGLPNLPDASVPDGKDESANREERRWGEPPAFDFAPRDHVDLGTAGGWMDFDRAATIAAARFVVLNGPMARLQRALVQFMLDIHTQEHGYQEVYVPYLVNATSLEGTGQLPKFEQDLFKIPGERDFYLIPTAEVPVTNLLRDRILEQDNLPQRFVAHTPCFRSEAGSHGKDTRGMIRQHQFEKVELVQAVRPEESMAALEQLTGHAETILQRLELPYRVVTLCAGDLGFSATKTYDLEVWLPGQQCYREISSCSNFRDFQARRLLARYRHPDTGKPELLHTLNGSGLAVGRTLVALIENGQQADGSIRIPQSLQPYLGGQDVLR; translated from the coding sequence ATGTTAGACCCCCGACTGTTACGCGCGGAACTCGATCAAGTCGCCGCGCAACTGGCACGCCGCGGCTTCGCGTTCGATACCGCCGGCATTCAAGCGCTCGAAGAGCGGCGCAAGCAAGTGCAAGTGCGGGTGCAGGAGCTGCAAAACCTGCGCAATACGCGTTCCAAGGCTATTGGCAAGGCGCGTGCCGCTGGCGAGGACATCGAACCGCTCAAGGCCGAGGTCAGCGCCTTTGGTGAAGAGCTCAAACAACTCGATGCCGAGCTTGGCGACATTCAGGAGCAACTGCGCGCCATCGCTCTGGGCCTACCCAATCTGCCCGATGCCAGCGTGCCCGACGGCAAAGATGAGTCTGCCAACCGCGAGGAGCGCCGTTGGGGCGAGCCGCCAGCCTTCGACTTCGCGCCGCGCGACCATGTTGACCTCGGCACCGCTGGTGGCTGGATGGACTTCGACCGCGCAGCCACCATTGCCGCCGCCCGCTTCGTCGTGCTCAACGGCCCCATGGCGCGGTTGCAACGGGCGCTGGTGCAGTTCATGCTCGACATCCATACCCAGGAGCATGGCTACCAGGAGGTTTACGTCCCCTACCTGGTCAACGCCACCAGCCTGGAGGGTACCGGGCAATTGCCCAAGTTCGAGCAGGACCTATTCAAAATTCCCGGTGAGCGGGATTTTTATCTCATCCCGACCGCCGAGGTGCCAGTCACCAACTTGCTGCGCGACCGTATTCTGGAGCAAGACAATCTGCCCCAGCGCTTCGTCGCCCACACTCCCTGCTTCCGCAGCGAGGCCGGCTCCCACGGCAAGGACACGCGCGGCATGATCCGCCAGCATCAGTTCGAGAAAGTCGAGCTGGTGCAAGCCGTGCGCCCCGAAGAGTCCATGGCCGCACTCGAGCAACTCACCGGTCATGCCGAGACTATCCTGCAACGCTTGGAGCTGCCCTATCGCGTCGTCACCCTGTGCGCCGGCGACCTCGGCTTCTCCGCCACAAAAACCTACGATCTCGAGGTCTGGCTGCCCGGCCAGCAGTGTTACCGAGAAATCTCATCGTGCAGTAACTTCCGTGACTTCCAGGCACGCCGCCTGCTCGCGCGCTACCGCCACCCCGACACCGGCAAGCCCGAACTCCTGCATACGCTCAACGGCTCCGGCCTTGCTGTTGGCCGCACCCTGGTCGCGCTGATCGAAAACGGCCAACAAGCCGATGGCAGCATCCGCATCCCTCAGTCGCTACAGCCCTACCTTGGCGGGCAGGATGTTCTTCGCTGA
- a CDS encoding peptidase domain-containing ABC transporter, giving the protein MNGTTSVAESLPPEPRQSKAGQGKASQGKANQPTPLKMVLQNPELRRVLPGLAVSSFLSNLLALALPLAILQILDRVIVNHAFSTLAFLTIGLIAAIVLEQTLRLANGVITGWLTARREHQLTMSLADHLCRVPLRVYQREEPSAYAEKLRNANRVARFYSGEAVLGLLDLPFVAIFLLLIGFIGGPVVGVPLAIIVVFLIVMARYGHDGSRLSEGRDGQEERRSGFLFEVFTGIHSVKAMMMEDLMLRRYERLQRSSSEAGEKSAELSNRLDRVGHYLSQLMVVGVIFVGSLFVIRGQMTPGGLAACLILSVRLMRPLRRSLNVRNQIDDFERANARLQSLFDLPATEERGKPSLPPISQGIELRDVQVLFRETRLFEGVNLSLPKGAFIAIQSDSGSGKSTLLNLMSGAEQPDGGDVLVDGRPLSDYAASSVPEHIALLPQAGAVVAGTILENLTMFDDQLNERALAIAHELGLEHFVASMKFGYETRLGETANEMLSGGTLQLISIVRALVREPEVILFDEANGFLDMETDQTVRRYLEKCRRQRTVVMVTQRPSYLALADKIYHFENGALVEGALQQALAPETIAPALQRPESVSDSAVIVADRFSEPNDLSRCLLPLLGALGWHGRQRELSEALPHFDQRLDLSGFFAVLVELGYWPAAIGKLRQVPDDRLLPCLLLPEKSAGCVILGREPDGRLRLLNGDTGTETLVDEIRQPAEYYSFAAEQEKAAEQPGDKQWVAQITKRFRHHRRIILFATIVATVLSLSPPLFVRATWDFVIPARDFSVAVNLVVGVLIAILLGWIVSLTRGRLLAYIGGRADYILGVNLTKRLLCLPSAALDKIPVARQVRRVRGLGRLRQYFVGPMARLVFDLPATLIIVLALVVINPWMSIVLLVSVIAFALAGWLSVSKSRDLLTRTSRQTGMRAEFLDEVLGSMRVIRRAGAQNLWLQRLRETSGSGAFSGAQENRFNHYIRTLGQIIASLTGLSALVASAVLAVRGDITNGTLIATQILIWRTTGPLQNVFVSATASVRVKENVRQLENLMRLPTEDERGVRQTLRPESPGGLTVSRVSFRYSNDADPSLLGVDFQIKPHQFVALSGASGSGKSTILKMFLGMYTPQAGSILIDDIDIRQLTVADLRGRISYMPQNCDIFYGSIFQNLMLVHPGATRAEVYWAAEMAGLMSDADGFPEGLQTRISGTQISQISGGFRQRLSLARAMLKPASIVLMDEPGNGMDQNGEAALLRCLQWLRGRSTLVVATMRPSHLKLADVVVTMRTGRVESIGSYKTQVAGSKAGKG; this is encoded by the coding sequence ATGAACGGGACGACTTCTGTCGCAGAAAGCCTCCCCCCAGAGCCGCGCCAGTCGAAGGCGGGCCAGGGCAAAGCGAGCCAGGGCAAAGCGAACCAGCCGACGCCGCTGAAAATGGTGCTGCAGAATCCGGAGTTACGTCGCGTTCTGCCCGGCCTGGCGGTCAGTTCATTCCTCTCCAATTTGCTTGCCCTGGCCTTGCCCCTGGCTATTTTGCAGATTCTCGATCGCGTCATCGTCAATCATGCGTTCTCCACGCTGGCCTTTCTCACCATTGGCCTGATTGCCGCCATAGTGCTGGAGCAAACACTTCGGCTCGCCAATGGCGTCATTACCGGTTGGTTGACCGCGCGTCGGGAGCACCAGCTCACCATGAGCCTGGCCGACCATTTATGTCGCGTGCCCCTGCGGGTCTATCAACGCGAAGAGCCTAGCGCCTATGCCGAAAAACTCCGCAACGCCAATCGTGTCGCCCGTTTTTATTCCGGCGAGGCGGTTCTGGGGCTGCTGGACTTACCCTTCGTTGCGATCTTTCTGCTGCTGATCGGCTTCATTGGTGGCCCCGTTGTTGGTGTTCCACTCGCGATCATTGTTGTTTTCCTGATCGTCATGGCCCGCTATGGCCACGATGGCAGCCGCTTGAGCGAGGGCCGCGATGGACAGGAAGAACGCCGTTCCGGCTTTTTGTTCGAGGTGTTCACTGGTATCCATTCCGTCAAAGCCATGATGATGGAGGATCTGATGCTGCGCCGTTATGAGCGTTTGCAGCGATCTTCTTCCGAAGCTGGTGAGAAGTCCGCCGAACTCTCCAACCGCCTCGACCGCGTCGGCCACTACCTCTCGCAGCTCATGGTGGTTGGTGTGATTTTTGTCGGTTCTCTGTTCGTGATTCGCGGCCAGATGACGCCGGGAGGGCTTGCCGCCTGCCTGATTTTGTCAGTGCGGCTCATGCGCCCGCTGCGTCGCAGCTTGAACGTTCGCAATCAGATCGACGACTTTGAACGCGCCAATGCGCGACTTCAGTCGCTGTTTGACCTGCCGGCGACAGAAGAACGTGGCAAGCCGTCGCTTCCGCCGATCAGCCAGGGAATCGAGCTGCGGGATGTGCAAGTCCTTTTTCGCGAGACCCGGTTATTCGAGGGTGTCAATCTATCGCTGCCCAAGGGCGCCTTTATCGCCATCCAAAGCGACAGTGGATCTGGCAAGTCCACACTGCTCAACCTGATGAGTGGTGCTGAGCAGCCGGATGGCGGAGACGTGCTGGTCGACGGTCGTCCGCTCTCGGACTATGCCGCCAGCTCGGTGCCCGAGCACATTGCTTTGCTGCCGCAGGCAGGGGCTGTGGTCGCGGGGACCATCCTCGAAAACCTGACCATGTTCGATGATCAGCTAAACGAGCGGGCGCTTGCCATCGCGCACGAGTTGGGCCTCGAGCATTTCGTTGCCAGCATGAAATTCGGCTACGAGACCCGGCTTGGTGAGACGGCCAATGAGATGCTGTCTGGCGGAACCCTTCAGTTGATCAGTATCGTTCGGGCGCTGGTGCGCGAGCCGGAGGTCATCCTGTTTGATGAAGCAAACGGCTTTCTTGACATGGAGACCGACCAGACCGTCCGGCGTTATCTCGAGAAGTGCCGACGCCAGCGCACGGTTGTGATGGTCACCCAGCGTCCCTCCTATCTGGCGCTGGCCGACAAGATTTATCACTTCGAGAATGGCGCACTCGTTGAAGGCGCTTTACAGCAGGCGCTGGCGCCAGAGACCATCGCGCCGGCCCTGCAAAGGCCGGAGTCGGTATCCGACTCCGCCGTTATCGTCGCTGATCGTTTCAGTGAGCCAAACGACCTGTCGCGCTGCCTACTGCCCTTGCTCGGCGCGCTGGGGTGGCATGGGCGCCAGCGTGAGCTTTCAGAGGCACTTCCGCATTTCGATCAACGGCTCGATCTATCAGGTTTCTTTGCCGTGTTGGTGGAGCTGGGGTATTGGCCCGCCGCCATAGGGAAACTCAGGCAGGTTCCTGATGACCGGCTCTTGCCGTGCCTCTTGTTACCCGAGAAATCGGCCGGGTGCGTTATCCTGGGGCGGGAACCGGATGGGCGCCTGCGGTTACTCAACGGCGACACCGGCACCGAGACCTTGGTCGATGAAATCCGCCAGCCCGCAGAGTACTATTCCTTCGCGGCCGAGCAAGAAAAGGCAGCCGAGCAGCCTGGAGACAAACAATGGGTTGCGCAGATTACAAAACGTTTCAGGCATCATCGCCGGATCATCCTGTTTGCCACCATTGTGGCGACGGTTCTGAGTCTGTCGCCACCCTTGTTTGTGCGCGCCACTTGGGATTTCGTCATCCCGGCGCGAGATTTTTCGGTTGCTGTCAACCTTGTCGTTGGCGTGTTGATCGCTATCCTGCTCGGCTGGATCGTCAGTTTGACCAGAGGGCGTCTGCTCGCCTACATCGGCGGGCGAGCCGACTACATCCTCGGCGTTAATCTGACCAAGCGGCTCCTCTGCCTGCCTTCGGCCGCTCTGGACAAGATTCCGGTGGCCCGGCAGGTCCGGCGTGTGCGCGGACTTGGCCGCTTGCGCCAGTATTTTGTTGGCCCGATGGCACGCTTGGTATTCGACCTGCCGGCCACGCTGATTATTGTGCTGGCTCTGGTGGTCATCAATCCCTGGATGAGCATCGTGTTGCTGGTTTCGGTGATCGCTTTCGCGCTGGCGGGCTGGCTGAGCGTCAGCAAGAGCCGGGACCTTCTGACCAGGACATCAAGACAGACTGGCATGCGCGCGGAATTTCTCGATGAGGTACTCGGCTCTATGCGGGTCATCCGTCGCGCCGGCGCCCAGAATCTGTGGCTACAGCGTCTGCGGGAAACGAGTGGCAGTGGCGCCTTTTCGGGCGCTCAGGAGAACCGCTTCAATCATTACATTCGCACTCTCGGCCAGATCATCGCCAGCTTGACTGGCCTCTCGGCGCTGGTGGCCTCCGCAGTGCTAGCGGTCAGAGGTGATATTACTAACGGCACGCTCATTGCCACCCAAATCCTGATTTGGCGCACCACCGGTCCCCTGCAGAACGTCTTTGTCTCAGCCACTGCTTCGGTGCGCGTCAAGGAAAACGTGCGCCAGCTAGAGAACTTGATGCGGCTGCCGACCGAGGACGAGCGCGGCGTGCGACAAACCCTGCGACCAGAAAGCCCCGGCGGTCTCACGGTCTCGCGGGTGTCCTTCCGCTATTCCAATGATGCCGATCCCTCCTTGCTTGGGGTGGATTTCCAGATCAAGCCGCACCAATTTGTCGCGCTTTCAGGGGCAAGCGGCTCGGGCAAATCCACCATTCTGAAAATGTTCTTAGGGATGTATACCCCGCAGGCGGGCAGTATCCTGATTGACGACATTGATATTCGCCAACTCACTGTCGCCGACCTGCGCGGTCGCATCAGCTATATGCCGCAGAACTGCGATATTTTCTACGGCAGCATCTTCCAGAACCTGATGCTGGTCCATCCTGGGGCGACGCGCGCAGAAGTCTACTGGGCCGCAGAGATGGCTGGACTC
- a CDS encoding LuxR C-terminal-related transcriptional regulator has product MSKSSSAHGENGAPRALALTPRQRQILGLMCKGKVNKEIANELDISLGTVKQHIAALFKRMQVQNRSMAVAQGKDMFDDSAARDSGSAVAGADWADDIMLIRRPCVVLAVRISRTLNANGQAQVRELVKALAAEMGAFHLPGGDEINILLFGVRRPSVWDAIKALLLLQQLHKQALGQGLCDTGAMAAALDGGMAVISINARGRWSGDTVATPVISMTRRLLGNCPGGMLTLGVNARHLLESLHAFNGKAAGSRLPLGALNKAFAADLGSVPGELLYPNQAGELETPSGKLRQLVGPLGSGKSHLCRYLVARARMQGRLTRYLRLMPAAPAAGFWDADTGRPVSVEDAIQALDAPPGPGLNILVIDDIDLLDSQEARQDLMDRLQPALAQGCLVILTARTQILKDAESIRVQGIDSDDLEGFLLSCRPHLGGDENNTASRAENQDHTVLLELTEGLPLFLLELSKNSHHSITLPVLLAIATELDQHPLDWRVLRILVQSTEEPTPSRIQSLTGLPLTDVDQSVRVAVDAGLLHLAGTDQLIRFSKPLMQRGIASILI; this is encoded by the coding sequence ATGAGCAAGTCATCCAGCGCTCATGGAGAGAACGGAGCCCCGCGCGCGCTCGCGCTGACACCGCGGCAGCGCCAGATTCTGGGCTTGATGTGTAAAGGGAAGGTGAACAAGGAAATTGCCAACGAGCTAGACATTAGCCTCGGCACCGTCAAGCAGCATATCGCCGCACTGTTCAAGCGGATGCAGGTCCAGAACCGCAGTATGGCGGTCGCTCAGGGTAAAGATATGTTCGATGACTCCGCTGCCCGCGATAGCGGGTCAGCGGTTGCGGGTGCCGACTGGGCCGATGATATTATGCTCATCCGTCGTCCCTGCGTCGTGCTTGCTGTTCGCATTTCGCGCACGCTGAATGCGAATGGACAAGCGCAGGTCAGGGAGTTGGTCAAGGCTTTGGCGGCTGAGATGGGGGCGTTTCACCTGCCTGGCGGGGACGAGATCAATATCCTGCTGTTTGGTGTGCGCAGACCCTCAGTCTGGGATGCAATCAAGGCCTTGCTTCTGCTGCAACAATTGCACAAGCAGGCGCTGGGGCAGGGTTTGTGCGACACAGGTGCCATGGCGGCCGCCCTCGACGGCGGAATGGCCGTTATCAGCATTAACGCCCGCGGACGCTGGTCCGGCGACACAGTAGCCACCCCGGTCATTTCCATGACACGGCGCCTTCTGGGCAATTGCCCGGGGGGCATGCTGACGCTCGGGGTGAATGCTCGGCACCTGCTTGAGAGCCTCCATGCATTCAATGGCAAGGCTGCCGGTAGCCGCCTTCCGCTCGGGGCGCTCAATAAAGCCTTTGCTGCGGACTTGGGCTCGGTACCCGGTGAGCTTTTGTACCCAAATCAGGCAGGAGAACTTGAGACCCCGTCCGGCAAGCTGCGGCAATTGGTGGGGCCTCTGGGGAGTGGCAAATCGCATCTCTGCCGGTATCTGGTCGCCCGCGCCCGGATGCAGGGGCGCCTTACCCGGTATTTGCGGCTGATGCCCGCTGCGCCCGCAGCAGGTTTCTGGGATGCCGATACCGGCAGGCCGGTCTCAGTCGAAGATGCCATTCAGGCCCTGGATGCCCCCCCGGGACCGGGGCTAAATATCTTGGTGATCGACGACATTGACCTGCTTGACTCGCAGGAAGCGCGACAAGACTTGATGGATCGATTGCAGCCCGCCTTGGCCCAAGGCTGTCTGGTAATCCTTACAGCGCGTACCCAAATTCTCAAAGATGCCGAGTCCATCAGGGTGCAAGGCATCGACTCGGATGATCTGGAAGGGTTCTTGTTATCATGCAGACCGCACCTGGGTGGGGATGAAAACAACACGGCCTCTCGCGCAGAGAATCAGGATCATACTGTCTTGCTGGAGCTTACCGAGGGGCTTCCGCTATTCTTGCTGGAGCTGAGTAAAAACTCTCATCACAGCATCACATTACCGGTGTTGCTCGCCATTGCCACCGAGCTGGACCAGCATCCCCTGGACTGGCGAGTATTGCGAATTTTGGTGCAATCGACCGAAGAGCCGACGCCGAGCCGCATTCAGAGCCTCACTGGCCTGCCGCTAACGGATGTTGATCAGAGCGTGCGAGTGGCGGTTGACGCGGGTCTACTGCATCTTGCAGGAACCGATCAACTTATCCGCTTCTCAAAGCCTCTTATGCAGCGAGGGATTGCTTCGATCTTGATCTGA
- a CDS encoding efflux transporter outer membrane subunit: MLVLVVALLSGCAIKRPRYDTPDIPLTDAYENPLLRDGEVWEPTPGEAALAYWWRLLDNEDLNRLIDRAIANDPDLRIASQRVMQALARASQAEGGRLPEVSAPARYEYESPDGGAGSRARGEDLVTRETYQAGLRADWRVDLWGELKSLSESADYDLWRAVFDYDERVRQLTSDVTRAFIDYLVLNDRMRVAFDTEKVLGQMLNGMAKRLESGDATLIDVEKQRTAVKGSQADKPAIALERERVRNRIVVLVGAMSDSVKLPIYGLDMLDKPRVKPGIPAALLLQRPDVRAVEAGLLAADADIDVARARILPPLDLTGEIGYGSEFIEEIFMPHTLFTRFIANLSATVFDAGRRKREVDYSRAVYEELLETYVKVLYGASIEVEGALASIEKTEKRLGLQREATKAARSAWTNSQEAYLAGGIDYLTWLDTARTYHRYMDDLYIFNGDNYRSYVDLFASLGGGAPRRAPLPGDGDRPKLELASVLSGKAPPLTITTKWPPSDGWYENKPPRKGGGRLGEDPNEWLVSLSGIHAREGLEATWRDLMNRFPELVDGHALLALQPIPTVAPEGRAATWYKLAVEVFTTKQEARDWCSALRKQQTRCDVIENEQPETAVAGRFPWPDPLRELPAAGKGPDLNVK; the protein is encoded by the coding sequence TTGCTGGTTCTGGTTGTAGCGCTTTTGTCAGGCTGTGCTATCAAGCGACCCCGCTATGACACACCAGATATCCCGCTGACCGACGCTTATGAAAACCCCTTGCTGCGCGATGGCGAGGTCTGGGAGCCGACGCCCGGGGAAGCAGCGCTTGCCTATTGGTGGCGCTTGTTGGACAACGAGGATCTTAACCGGCTCATTGATCGCGCCATCGCCAACGACCCCGACCTTCGCATTGCCTCGCAGCGCGTCATGCAGGCGCTGGCCAGAGCCTCGCAGGCTGAGGGTGGTCGCCTGCCGGAGGTGTCGGCGCCAGCTCGATACGAGTATGAATCTCCTGACGGAGGTGCCGGCTCGCGCGCGCGCGGCGAGGACCTGGTAACCCGAGAGACCTATCAAGCGGGTTTGCGCGCTGACTGGCGGGTCGACCTCTGGGGAGAGCTTAAGTCCCTGTCCGAATCCGCTGACTATGATCTGTGGCGGGCGGTGTTTGACTACGACGAGCGCGTGCGTCAGTTAACCAGCGATGTGACCAGAGCCTTTATCGATTATCTGGTATTGAACGACAGGATGCGCGTTGCCTTCGATACAGAAAAAGTTCTCGGGCAAATGCTTAATGGCATGGCAAAACGCCTTGAGTCAGGCGACGCGACCCTGATTGATGTTGAAAAGCAGCGCACCGCCGTCAAAGGTTCCCAAGCGGACAAGCCCGCCATCGCTCTTGAGCGAGAACGGGTAAGGAATCGGATTGTTGTGCTGGTTGGTGCCATGTCGGACAGTGTCAAATTGCCCATATATGGTCTGGACATGCTCGACAAGCCACGCGTGAAACCGGGCATTCCGGCGGCTCTGCTGCTACAGCGGCCCGATGTCAGAGCCGTCGAGGCGGGCCTGCTTGCGGCAGATGCGGATATCGACGTGGCGCGTGCACGGATATTGCCTCCTCTGGATCTCACCGGAGAGATCGGTTACGGCAGTGAGTTCATCGAAGAGATCTTCATGCCTCACACCCTATTCACGCGCTTTATCGCCAACCTATCGGCGACAGTGTTCGACGCTGGCCGCAGAAAGCGCGAAGTTGACTATTCGCGAGCCGTCTACGAGGAACTCCTCGAAACCTATGTCAAGGTTCTATACGGCGCCAGTATTGAGGTCGAGGGCGCGCTTGCCTCTATCGAGAAGACCGAGAAGCGACTAGGGCTGCAGCGCGAGGCAACCAAGGCCGCACGGAGCGCCTGGACCAACAGTCAGGAGGCCTACCTTGCCGGTGGGATCGACTACCTGACATGGCTGGATACTGCCCGCACCTATCATCGTTACATGGATGACTTGTATATCTTCAACGGAGACAACTACCGCAGCTATGTCGATTTGTTTGCCTCTCTGGGGGGCGGGGCGCCTCGTCGGGCGCCGCTACCTGGCGATGGTGATCGTCCCAAGCTCGAGCTGGCTAGCGTGCTCAGCGGTAAGGCGCCGCCTCTGACAATCACGACCAAGTGGCCGCCCAGCGACGGCTGGTACGAGAACAAACCCCCAAGAAAGGGTGGAGGCAGACTGGGCGAGGACCCGAACGAGTGGCTCGTCAGCCTGTCCGGTATCCACGCGCGCGAGGGTTTGGAAGCAACATGGCGCGACCTGATGAATCGCTTCCCGGAGCTTGTCGATGGCCATGCCTTGCTCGCCTTGCAACCGATCCCGACAGTCGCGCCCGAGGGCCGCGCGGCGACCTGGTACAAACTGGCGGTGGAAGTCTTTACGACAAAACAAGAGGCGAGAGACTGGTGCAGTGCCCTACGCAAGCAACAGACGCGTTGCGATGTCATCGAGAATGAGCAGCCGGAGACAGCCGTTGCCGGACGTTTCCCCTGGCCCGATCCGCTCCGCGAGTTACCGGCTGCCGGCAAGGGCCCGGATTTGAACGTCAAATAG